One Gemmatimonadaceae bacterium genomic window, CACGATGATTCGATAGGCGCTGGAATCGCCGTGTTCGAGACCGTGTATGCGGAGGTCGATGTCTTCGCGATACGCCCTGAGCAGATTGTCGACCATCGCGCGAGTGCCCGGCGGGCCGTACACGTGCAGCGGTCCTTTCCGGTGCATGACGGCTGGCGTCAGCATCAGATCCGGCAAGCCCAAGGTGTGGTCGGAGTGCAGGTGCGTAATGAAAACATGGCGCAGGTTGGCGACGCGCAGCGCCGCGATCGAGTCCTGCCGCGCCGCCGCGGTCGCACGCCTGACGATTCCAGGGCCCGCGTCGACGAGATACGACGCGCCGTTGATTACGATCGCGAGGCCCGGTCCACTGCGCTCGGGATCGGGGATCGGCGTCCCCGTCCCAAGCAGCACCACCCGTGCTCGCGTCGTGTCGCGCGTGGCCTGCGCGGCACCGATGCTCGCGAGCGCAACGCTGGCCATGACTGAAAGCAATGTCAATCGCATGAAGTTGGTCCTTCGTTGTTCCATCTTGGAGCGTGTTCGGGATTCTTGAACAGATCGATGACCTTGGGAAGGTCATAAGACAAGCGAATGCGAGGTCCATGTCATCGGACCTCGAGTCGCTGCCA contains:
- a CDS encoding MBL fold metallo-hydrolase; the protein is MRLTLLSVMASVALASIGAAQATRDTTRARVVLLGTGTPIPDPERSGPGLAIVINGASYLVDAGPGIVRRATAAARQDSIAALRVANLRHVFITHLHSDHTLGLPDLMLTPAVMHRKGPLHVYGPPGTRAMVDNLLRAYREDIDLRIHGLEHGDSSAYRIIVHEVAPGEVYRDSNVTVKAFRVSHGSWKNAFGYRFDAAGRSIVVSGDTRPSDSIVDACNGCDVLVHEVYSKKGFDGLPADAQRYHSTFHTSGTELGDVATRARPKLLVLSHLLFFGETADEIVAEVRSRFNGNVVAGVDLAVY